One window of Paenibacillus antri genomic DNA carries:
- a CDS encoding sugar phosphate isomerase/epimerase family protein, which translates to MKAKGISSNMYGWVERWKADGKEPTWESLYAACAEAGLDAVETDATPEKLALVRAAGLAVSASYVGVALHGEYNALEAEVLPFAERLAAAGGTDLIVNADPYGGWKAPLPRPESLLQRQGEHLSRLAERAGALGLRLSLHNHAAEREQALADLRMVAQYADAAVGLCVDTGWAHVAGCDPIEWVTRYSERVYAVHLRNQRGRTPTEDLLEGDIDLAAFLEALRAANYGGWLAMELWHPPETRPVRTMTEDVARSVAWLREFAGR; encoded by the coding sequence ATGAAAGCGAAGGGCATCTCATCGAATATGTACGGATGGGTCGAACGATGGAAGGCGGACGGGAAGGAGCCGACGTGGGAGAGTCTGTACGCGGCCTGCGCCGAGGCGGGACTCGACGCGGTCGAGACGGACGCGACGCCGGAGAAGCTGGCGCTCGTCCGCGCGGCCGGACTCGCCGTCTCCGCCTCGTACGTCGGCGTCGCGCTGCACGGCGAATACAACGCGCTGGAGGCGGAGGTGCTGCCGTTCGCGGAGCGTCTCGCCGCGGCGGGCGGCACCGATCTGATCGTGAACGCCGATCCGTACGGCGGCTGGAAAGCGCCGCTCCCGCGGCCGGAAAGCTTGCTCCAGCGGCAGGGCGAGCACCTGTCCCGATTAGCGGAGCGCGCTGGCGCGCTCGGGCTGCGGCTGAGCCTTCATAATCACGCCGCGGAGCGGGAGCAGGCGCTGGCCGACCTGCGAATGGTCGCGCAATACGCCGACGCGGCCGTCGGGCTGTGCGTGGACACGGGCTGGGCGCACGTCGCCGGCTGCGACCCGATCGAGTGGGTGACGCGGTATTCGGAGCGCGTGTACGCGGTCCATCTGCGGAACCAACGCGGGCGGACGCCGACGGAGGATTTGCTCGAAGGCGACATCGACCTCGCGGCATTCCTCGAAGCTTTGCGCGCGGCGAATTACGGCGGCTGGCTGGCGATGGAGCTGTGGCATCCGCCGGAGACGCGGCCGGTTCGCACGATGACCGAGGACGTCGCTCGCTCGGTCGCTTGGCTGCGCGAATTCGCCGGCCGATAA
- a CDS encoding Gfo/Idh/MocA family protein — MRIYLIGAGVIARTHAAAAAKLPEPAELRVADPNPAALASFREAYPEAAAYDDAAKMLASEAARDDDIVIVATPPFLHLDGVRLAFDSGRHALCEKPLAMNVEEAEEMERLAAERGLLLGCCAVRYKGMLHNEAVKRVVQSGVLGEIYHVTFVNKWERSRAGIEYQPQSRWFLYRARSGGGIAMDWGPYDISTLVDVLSPSSIDIAAAWTAKPETAADPTDVVYDVEHHIGAFLSFRREGVRAVAVHYERGTCTHGQEAFIGEIEGTKGAVRWTPYDSRQPVVLRTDRDGKVVEEVVDPGERGPFTVMDLPLVHFFNHIRGLPSLANVNGRAVDHYRFIRSLYDCAETGERRTIDIEGA; from the coding sequence ATGCGTATTTACTTGATCGGTGCCGGCGTCATCGCCCGCACGCACGCCGCGGCGGCGGCGAAGCTGCCCGAACCGGCGGAGCTGCGCGTCGCCGATCCGAATCCGGCGGCGCTCGCGTCGTTCCGAGAAGCGTATCCGGAGGCTGCGGCGTACGACGACGCGGCGAAGATGCTCGCCTCCGAAGCGGCGCGCGACGACGATATCGTCATCGTGGCGACGCCGCCGTTCCTGCATCTGGACGGCGTACGGCTCGCGTTCGACTCCGGCCGCCACGCGTTGTGCGAGAAGCCGCTCGCGATGAACGTCGAAGAGGCGGAGGAGATGGAGCGGCTGGCCGCGGAGCGCGGCCTCTTGCTCGGCTGCTGCGCCGTGCGGTACAAGGGCATGCTGCATAACGAAGCGGTCAAGCGCGTGGTGCAATCGGGCGTCTTGGGCGAGATTTACCACGTGACGTTCGTCAACAAGTGGGAGCGCAGCCGCGCCGGCATCGAATACCAGCCGCAGAGCCGCTGGTTTCTCTATCGCGCGCGCAGCGGCGGGGGCATCGCGATGGATTGGGGCCCTTACGACATCTCGACGCTGGTGGACGTCTTGTCGCCGTCCTCGATCGACATCGCCGCCGCGTGGACGGCGAAGCCGGAGACGGCCGCCGATCCGACGGACGTCGTCTACGACGTAGAGCATCATATCGGCGCGTTCCTGTCGTTCCGGCGCGAAGGCGTGCGCGCGGTCGCGGTCCATTACGAGCGCGGCACGTGCACGCACGGCCAAGAAGCGTTCATCGGCGAGATCGAAGGCACCAAGGGCGCCGTTCGCTGGACGCCTTACGATTCCAGGCAGCCTGTGGTGCTGCGGACCGACCGGGACGGGAAGGTCGTCGAAGAAGTCGTCGATCCGGGAGAGCGCGGACCGTTCACCGTTATGGATCTCCCGCTCGTACACTTCTTTAACCATATTCGCGGCCTGCCGTCGCTGGCGAACGTCAACGGCCGCGCGGTGGACCATTATCGGTTCATCCGAAGCCTGTACGATTGCGCGGAAACCGGGGAGCGCCGGACGATCGACATCGAGGGGGCGTAG
- a CDS encoding helix-turn-helix transcriptional regulator, whose product MYVEQFRLSRNFAFFRGRGTDEAHELHIHDCLEVGALLEDELEYRFGGRTYEGRPGDVFLCRPFEPHWSFAKPGGRFEQIIALFTPAAIRSLPDRGRLLAPFYAGVDVPPVIPGDAPQARAIVNAARRAMETQERAEPAWVTRQFMYLIDILLQVDDYALATQRAGAGSEPPSRAEAAEWVGLLLDCYRDPEAGEKLIQGAGVGRTLLYREFRNMTGLSPQAFINRLRVHTAMDLLRSTDEPMIELAESSGFQSLSAFNKQFRAYVGCAPREYRSRFRT is encoded by the coding sequence ATGTACGTAGAACAGTTCCGTCTATCGCGCAATTTCGCGTTCTTCCGGGGACGCGGCACGGACGAAGCGCATGAGCTGCATATCCACGACTGCCTCGAGGTCGGCGCCTTGCTCGAAGACGAGCTCGAGTACCGGTTCGGCGGCCGTACGTACGAGGGACGGCCGGGCGACGTATTTCTCTGCCGGCCGTTCGAGCCGCATTGGAGCTTCGCGAAGCCGGGCGGCCGCTTCGAGCAAATCATCGCGCTCTTCACCCCCGCCGCGATTCGATCCTTGCCCGACCGAGGCAGGCTGCTCGCGCCGTTCTACGCCGGCGTCGACGTCCCGCCGGTCATTCCGGGAGACGCGCCGCAAGCGAGGGCGATCGTGAATGCGGCGCGGCGGGCGATGGAGACGCAGGAGCGAGCCGAGCCCGCGTGGGTGACGCGGCAATTCATGTATTTGATCGACATCCTGCTGCAGGTCGACGATTACGCGCTCGCGACCCAGCGGGCGGGCGCCGGGAGCGAACCGCCGAGCCGAGCCGAAGCCGCCGAGTGGGTCGGGCTGCTGTTGGATTGTTACCGAGACCCCGAAGCCGGCGAGAAGCTCATCCAGGGCGCCGGGGTCGGGCGGACGCTGCTATACCGCGAATTTCGGAACATGACCGGCCTCTCCCCGCAAGCGTTCATCAATCGGCTCCGGGTACACACCGCGATGGATTTGCTCCGCTCGACCGACGAACCGATGATCGAGCTCGCCGAATCGAGCGGCTTCCAATCGCTCAGCGCGTTCAACAAGCAGTTCCGCGCGTATGTCGGCTGCGCGCCGCGGGAATACCGCAGCCGCTTCCGGACCTAA
- a CDS encoding flavodoxin domain-containing protein, producing the protein MRKAIVYATRYGFTAEVAAALRDRLGRDTELFDLAVAGDVDPEPYDVVVLGSSVYMGRVQRAMRNYVERYRTRLAAKRYGLYICAANPDPLVREQELRAAYFPLSCEGAAATAVLGHAVRFERLGLVDRFVARAVLPEGSVREPSEEELDRFAERLLSGTPS; encoded by the coding sequence ATGAGGAAGGCGATCGTGTATGCGACGCGGTACGGATTTACGGCGGAGGTGGCGGCCGCTTTGCGGGACAGACTGGGGCGCGACACGGAACTGTTCGACTTGGCCGTCGCGGGGGACGTCGACCCGGAGCCTTACGACGTCGTCGTGTTGGGGTCCTCCGTCTACATGGGCCGCGTACAGCGCGCCATGCGAAATTACGTTGAACGGTATCGGACCCGATTGGCCGCCAAGCGGTACGGCCTATATATATGCGCGGCAAACCCGGATCCTCTCGTTAGAGAACAGGAGCTGCGTGCCGCTTATTTTCCGCTGTCCTGCGAAGGGGCGGCGGCGACGGCGGTGCTCGGCCATGCGGTCCGCTTCGAACGACTCGGTCTCGTCGATCGGTTCGTCGCCCGCGCGGTGCTTCCGGAAGGCTCGGTTCGCGAACCGAGCGAGGAGGAACTCGATCGTTTCGCCGAGCGACTGCTCTCCGGCACGCCTTCCTGA
- a CDS encoding cupin domain-containing protein, which yields MANTGEWENAEPGVKRKIFGPGEQLMMMEVHFEEGAEGYEHSHPHEQMSYCLKGRIEFRVDGRVTVLQAGDTITIPGGAKHGVKALEPSALLDAFTPLRLDLLKRE from the coding sequence TTGGCGAACACAGGCGAGTGGGAAAACGCGGAGCCGGGCGTGAAACGCAAAATTTTCGGCCCGGGGGAACAGCTGATGATGATGGAGGTCCACTTCGAGGAAGGGGCCGAGGGATACGAGCATTCGCATCCGCACGAGCAGATGAGCTATTGCTTGAAGGGGCGCATCGAGTTTCGCGTCGACGGCCGCGTCACCGTGCTGCAGGCGGGAGACACGATTACGATTCCCGGCGGGGCGAAGCACGGCGTGAAGGCGCTGGAGCCGTCGGCGCTGCTCGACGCGTTCACGCCGCTAAGGCTGGACTTGTTGAAGAGAGAATAG
- a CDS encoding mandelate racemase/muconate lactonizing enzyme family protein, with protein sequence MKIVNVESFVLHVPLTPPITDAINSPTHWGLPGVRITTDEGIVGYGYTGTCAYGDDLIAGAIDRYYAPVLLGKDPFMVKELWDGMRFGQLHWVGRAGIAHMALAAVDIALWDIMSKASNKPLWQYLGGHKSDGIKAYNTNGGWLNWSKERLLKDITSYVEQGFTGVKMKVGKPDPREDFERVKAVREAIGPDIILMIDVNQQWNVNTAMTWGKKLEQFDLFWLEEPLNPDDVAGHRKLARELNVPIALGEHVYTKYAFRDYIQAEAVEYVQVDCTRVGGVTEWMQVANLAAAYDLPVVPHVGDMGQIHQHLAAATPNAIMLEYIPWIRDIFVEPATVKDGRYALPQLPGASTEVIPSFFEKYRVR encoded by the coding sequence ATGAAAATCGTAAACGTCGAAAGCTTCGTCCTGCACGTGCCGCTTACCCCGCCGATAACCGACGCCATTAATTCGCCGACGCATTGGGGACTGCCGGGCGTGCGCATTACGACAGACGAGGGCATCGTCGGGTACGGGTACACGGGGACGTGCGCCTATGGAGACGACTTGATCGCCGGCGCGATCGATCGATATTATGCGCCCGTCCTGCTCGGGAAGGACCCGTTCATGGTTAAGGAGCTGTGGGACGGCATGCGGTTCGGGCAGCTGCACTGGGTCGGACGCGCGGGCATCGCGCACATGGCGTTGGCCGCGGTGGACATCGCCCTCTGGGACATTATGTCGAAGGCGTCGAATAAGCCGTTATGGCAATATCTCGGCGGGCACAAGTCGGACGGGATCAAAGCGTACAACACGAACGGCGGATGGCTGAACTGGTCGAAGGAACGGCTTCTTAAGGATATTACGTCGTATGTGGAGCAAGGCTTTACCGGGGTGAAGATGAAGGTCGGCAAGCCGGATCCGCGGGAGGACTTCGAACGCGTCAAGGCGGTGCGCGAGGCGATCGGTCCGGACATTATTCTGATGATCGACGTCAATCAGCAATGGAACGTTAACACGGCGATGACGTGGGGGAAGAAGCTGGAGCAGTTCGATCTGTTTTGGCTGGAGGAGCCGCTCAACCCCGACGACGTCGCCGGGCACCGCAAGCTGGCGCGGGAGCTGAACGTGCCGATCGCGCTCGGGGAGCACGTGTATACGAAATACGCGTTCCGCGACTATATTCAAGCGGAAGCGGTCGAATACGTGCAGGTGGACTGCACGCGGGTCGGAGGCGTGACCGAATGGATGCAGGTGGCGAACCTGGCGGCGGCGTACGATCTGCCGGTCGTTCCGCATGTCGGCGATATGGGGCAAATTCACCAGCATCTCGCGGCCGCGACGCCGAACGCGATTATGCTCGAGTACATTCCTTGGATCCGCGACATATTCGTCGAGCCCGCCACAGTAAAGGACGGACGCTACGCGCTGCCGCAGCTGCCGGGCGCTTCTACGGAAGTGATTCCGAGCTTCTTCGAGAAATATCGTGTTCGTTAA
- a CDS encoding SDR family NAD(P)-dependent oxidoreductase, with product MRLDGKTAIVTGAGSGIGEAIAALFASRGANVVVADRNEAAAARVAREINEGGGRAIAVRTDVSLDADVRKLARTTIDTFGSIDAVVNNASVILPGPLENVEEADWQRVMDSNVKSVFLTTKACISELRRRRGSIVNLASLNGLLGQRNNPVYSASKGAVIALTKSLALDYAADGVRVNCICPAGVMTPLLEDWVERQPDPAAASRALEEMHPLGRCATPEEIARAALYLACDDAGFVTGVALPVDGGASLGY from the coding sequence ATGCGTTTAGACGGGAAAACCGCGATCGTGACCGGCGCCGGCTCCGGCATCGGCGAAGCGATCGCGGCGCTGTTCGCAAGCCGCGGCGCGAACGTCGTCGTCGCGGATCGGAACGAAGCGGCCGCGGCCCGCGTTGCGCGGGAAATTAACGAGGGAGGCGGTCGGGCGATCGCGGTTCGAACGGACGTCTCGTTGGACGCGGACGTGCGGAAGCTTGCGCGAACGACGATCGATACGTTCGGCTCCATCGACGCGGTAGTGAACAACGCGTCGGTCATCCTCCCGGGGCCGCTCGAGAACGTGGAGGAAGCCGATTGGCAGCGCGTGATGGATAGTAACGTCAAGAGCGTCTTCTTGACGACGAAAGCGTGCATTTCCGAGCTGCGGAGACGCCGGGGCTCGATCGTCAACCTGGCCTCCTTGAACGGATTGCTCGGACAACGGAACAACCCGGTGTACTCGGCCAGCAAAGGGGCGGTCATCGCGCTGACGAAGTCGCTCGCGCTCGATTACGCCGCGGACGGCGTCCGGGTCAACTGCATCTGCCCGGCCGGCGTCATGACGCCGCTGCTGGAGGATTGGGTGGAGCGGCAGCCGGATCCGGCCGCGGCGTCGCGTGCGCTGGAGGAGATGCATCCGCTTGGCCGCTGCGCGACGCCGGAGGAAATCGCGAGAGCCGCGCTGTATTTGGCCTGCGACGATGCCGGGTTCGTCACCGGCGTCGCGCTGCCGGTGGACGGCGGTGCGTCGTTGGGGTATTAG
- a CDS encoding GntR family transcriptional regulator yields the protein MSGKISRVNLTDEIYRMIKEDILSNRLKSGEKVNIDQLARTLEVSNIPIREALSRLQSEGYLHVVPFKGMFVNGMSEQDLNELFEIRLALEPLAAEKASPRIPDEALARLERFMASHRGDLPDAAEGRLKFVAEMNESVHGAILDYCGNANLRVTVRGYIERIERYLGFIRLHLEMDDADVEWREHQSIVERLAARHAAGAADAMRQHIERSRERTNLRFLQTKD from the coding sequence ATGAGCGGGAAAATCAGCAGAGTTAACCTAACGGACGAAATTTATCGCATGATTAAAGAAGACATTCTCTCGAACCGGCTGAAGTCCGGCGAGAAGGTCAACATCGATCAGCTGGCGCGGACGCTCGAGGTGAGCAACATCCCGATTCGCGAGGCGTTGTCGCGGCTGCAGTCGGAGGGCTATTTGCACGTCGTGCCCTTCAAGGGCATGTTCGTTAACGGCATGAGCGAACAGGACCTGAACGAGCTGTTCGAAATTCGGCTGGCGCTGGAGCCGCTCGCGGCGGAGAAAGCCTCGCCGCGCATTCCGGACGAAGCGTTGGCGCGGCTCGAGCGCTTCATGGCGTCGCATCGCGGCGACTTGCCGGACGCGGCCGAAGGGCGGCTGAAGTTCGTGGCGGAGATGAACGAATCGGTGCACGGCGCGATTCTCGATTATTGCGGCAACGCGAATCTTCGCGTGACGGTTAGGGGTTACATCGAACGAATCGAACGGTATCTCGGCTTCATCCGGCTCCATCTCGAGATGGACGATGCGGACGTGGAATGGCGCGAGCATCAGAGCATCGTGGAGCGGCTCGCCGCGCGCCACGCCGCCGGCGCCGCCGACGCGATGCGGCAACATATCGAACGATCGCGGGAGCGTACGAACTTGAGGTTTCTGCAGACCAAGGACTAG
- a CDS encoding extracellular solute-binding protein: MKKVGLGLFSIVMALSVVLAACSNGGSNAAEGPAAEPPTGSEAPTETSAGPVEISVFAVQEQGIDLATNKFTKHAEEMFGITFDWQTIPSDGAKEKRQISLASGDYPDAYILTAYIDQFSQADVLKYGQQGVLVPLNDLIDQYAPNIKAAMESNPELKTFNTAPDGNIYGLVAYSQCFHCSYPNKMWINTDWLEKLNLDMPTTPEQFKNVLTAFKTQDPNGNGQADEVALSGSTEDFGVRVLPFLMNGFVYNDDRNYLNLNGGKVESAAIKPEWKEGLAYAKSLYDEGLIDPGAFTQNAEAFKKIGENAGAEILGAGAGMHPAIFINLDGERSAHYNPLPPLTGPHGSFATHDAGGVSPGAKFAITNKASKEAQIALIKLADYMYTPEGQTNAASGMKGIDWEDPAPGDTALGEDVEPMVKPIPAKEGEEPRNAGWSGMGHFYMPKEYRDSWVQGTDIYDSANYERRLYQATLLYQGHEPQELFPMWSVWVNPEQVDELSMLQTNIKKYIEQSSLQFVTGSKDLNADWDGYVKGLKDLGLDRYLEILQEAYDASAK, translated from the coding sequence GTGAAGAAGGTTGGACTCGGGTTATTTTCGATCGTAATGGCATTGAGCGTCGTCTTGGCCGCATGCTCGAACGGCGGCTCGAACGCGGCGGAGGGTCCCGCGGCGGAGCCGCCGACGGGTTCGGAAGCGCCGACGGAGACGTCCGCGGGACCGGTAGAGATCAGTGTGTTCGCGGTGCAGGAGCAAGGCATCGACCTCGCGACGAACAAGTTCACGAAGCATGCCGAGGAGATGTTCGGCATTACGTTCGATTGGCAGACGATCCCGTCGGACGGAGCGAAGGAGAAGCGCCAAATCTCGCTCGCGAGCGGCGACTATCCGGACGCTTATATTCTGACGGCGTACATCGATCAATTTTCCCAAGCGGACGTTCTGAAATACGGTCAACAAGGCGTGCTCGTGCCGCTCAACGACTTGATCGATCAGTACGCTCCGAACATCAAGGCGGCGATGGAATCCAATCCGGAGCTGAAGACGTTCAACACGGCGCCGGACGGCAACATCTACGGTCTCGTCGCGTACTCGCAGTGCTTCCACTGCTCGTATCCGAACAAGATGTGGATCAATACGGATTGGCTGGAAAAGCTGAACCTCGACATGCCGACGACGCCGGAACAGTTCAAGAACGTATTGACGGCGTTCAAGACGCAGGATCCGAACGGCAACGGCCAAGCGGACGAAGTGGCGCTGAGCGGTTCGACGGAAGACTTCGGGGTGCGCGTGCTGCCGTTCCTCATGAACGGATTCGTGTACAACGACGACCGGAACTACTTGAACTTGAACGGGGGCAAGGTCGAGTCCGCCGCGATCAAGCCGGAGTGGAAGGAAGGCCTCGCGTACGCGAAGTCGCTGTACGACGAAGGCTTGATCGACCCGGGCGCGTTCACGCAGAACGCGGAAGCGTTCAAGAAAATCGGCGAAAACGCGGGCGCGGAAATTCTCGGCGCCGGCGCCGGCATGCACCCCGCCATCTTCATTAACCTCGACGGCGAGCGTTCGGCGCACTATAATCCGCTCCCGCCGCTGACGGGTCCGCACGGCTCCTTCGCGACGCATGACGCCGGCGGCGTATCGCCGGGCGCGAAATTCGCCATTACGAACAAGGCGAGCAAGGAAGCGCAGATCGCGCTCATCAAGCTGGCCGATTACATGTACACGCCTGAAGGGCAAACGAACGCGGCGTCCGGCATGAAGGGCATCGATTGGGAAGATCCGGCGCCGGGCGACACCGCGCTCGGGGAAGACGTCGAGCCGATGGTAAAGCCGATTCCGGCCAAGGAAGGCGAAGAGCCTCGCAACGCGGGCTGGAGCGGCATGGGCCACTTCTACATGCCGAAGGAATACCGCGACAGCTGGGTGCAGGGCACGGACATCTACGACTCGGCGAACTACGAGCGCCGCCTGTATCAGGCGACCTTATTGTACCAAGGCCACGAGCCGCAGGAGCTGTTCCCGATGTGGTCCGTCTGGGTTAACCCGGAACAAGTCGACGAGCTGAGCATGCTGCAGACGAATATCAAGAAGTACATCGAGCAAAGCTCGCTGCAGTTCGTCACCGGCAGCAAGGATCTGAACGCGGACTGGGACGGGTACGTCAAAGGGCTTAAGGATCTCGGTCTCGATCGCTACTTGGAAATTCTGCAAGAAGCGTACGACGCTTCCGCGAAATAA
- a CDS encoding carbohydrate ABC transporter permease: protein MELTTTTTSTKRAIRESAGDRLFMAVIYTILTIVLVIVLYPLVYILSSSISSPSAVTSGQVWLWPVDISFRGFETVLSTPQIMRSYGNSLFYTAAGTLISVTLTVMLAYPLSRTTFFGRNGLMAFIAFTMLFGGGLIPTYLVVRELGLIDTRWALLVPNAIWVWQVIIARTFFQATIPNELFEASEIDGCSDWHFLTSVVLPLSKPILAVLVLMYAVGQWNAYFDALIYLKSDKLYPLQLVLRSIIIQNNSAGVMDPSIQVERAQLAELLKYSLIVVATLPVLLIYPFVQRYFVQGMLVGSVKG from the coding sequence ATGGAATTGACGACAACAACGACGAGTACGAAGCGGGCGATCCGCGAATCGGCGGGCGACAGGCTGTTCATGGCCGTCATTTACACGATTCTGACGATCGTGCTCGTCATCGTACTATATCCGCTCGTGTACATTCTCAGCAGCTCGATCAGCAGCCCGTCCGCGGTGACGTCCGGACAAGTGTGGCTTTGGCCCGTCGACATCTCCTTCCGGGGCTTCGAGACGGTGCTGAGCACGCCGCAAATTATGCGAAGCTACGGCAATTCGCTGTTTTATACGGCGGCCGGCACGTTGATCAGCGTGACGCTGACGGTCATGCTGGCGTATCCCTTGTCGCGAACGACGTTCTTCGGACGGAACGGCCTCATGGCGTTCATCGCGTTCACGATGCTGTTCGGCGGCGGTCTCATCCCGACGTATCTCGTCGTGAGGGAGCTGGGGCTGATCGACACGCGCTGGGCGCTCCTCGTTCCGAACGCGATATGGGTATGGCAGGTCATTATCGCGCGGACGTTCTTCCAAGCGACGATACCGAACGAGTTGTTCGAAGCGAGCGAGATCGACGGCTGCAGCGACTGGCACTTCTTGACGAGCGTCGTGCTGCCGCTCTCGAAGCCGATCTTGGCCGTGCTGGTGCTCATGTACGCCGTCGGCCAGTGGAACGCGTATTTCGACGCCCTCATTTATCTGAAGTCGGATAAGCTGTATCCGCTCCAGCTCGTGCTGCGAAGCATCATTATCCAGAACAACAGCGCGGGCGTCATGGACCCGAGCATTCAGGTGGAGCGGGCGCAGCTCGCGGAGCTGCTGAAGTATTCCTTGATCGTCGTGGCGACGCTGCCGGTGCTGCTCATCTATCCGTTCGTGCAGCGGTATTTCGTGCAAGGCATGCTGGTCGGCTCCGTGAAGGGATAA
- a CDS encoding ABC transporter permease: protein MGGIVLQGLWGQAVRSFRTHWQLYILVLPPVLYFLIFKYYPMANAALAFKDYNVMKGIWGSRWVGWKHFNLFFDNPMFWTLVKNTLFLSFYLLLAGFPIPILLALMLNEVRSARFKKAVQLVTFAPYFISTVVMVSIIMLFLAPRLGFANIALQQLGLESINFLGEPGFFRSIYVWSDVWQTAGYAAVIYLAALAGIDPTLYEAAKVDGASRLQKIIHVDLPGILPTITIILILNVGSVMSVGFEKIYLLQNSLNLATSEVIATYVYSVGLLNANYSFATAVGLFNSVINLVLLALVNGLAKRISNTSIW, encoded by the coding sequence TTGGGAGGGATCGTTCTGCAAGGGTTATGGGGGCAAGCCGTGAGAAGCTTTCGAACGCATTGGCAATTGTACATTCTCGTGCTGCCGCCGGTGCTGTATTTTCTGATTTTCAAATATTACCCGATGGCGAACGCGGCGTTGGCCTTTAAGGATTACAACGTCATGAAAGGGATCTGGGGCAGCCGGTGGGTCGGGTGGAAGCATTTCAATTTGTTCTTCGACAATCCGATGTTTTGGACGCTCGTGAAGAACACGCTGTTTCTGAGCTTCTATTTGTTGCTGGCGGGATTTCCGATCCCGATTTTGCTGGCGCTCATGTTGAACGAAGTGCGCAGCGCCCGCTTCAAGAAGGCCGTGCAGCTCGTTACGTTCGCGCCGTACTTCATCTCCACCGTCGTTATGGTGTCGATCATTATGCTGTTCCTCGCGCCGAGGCTCGGGTTCGCCAACATCGCGCTGCAGCAGTTGGGGCTGGAATCGATCAATTTCCTCGGGGAGCCGGGCTTCTTCCGATCGATCTACGTCTGGTCCGACGTCTGGCAGACGGCCGGATATGCGGCGGTCATTTATTTGGCCGCGCTCGCGGGCATCGATCCGACGTTATACGAGGCGGCGAAGGTGGACGGCGCGTCCCGGCTGCAGAAAATCATCCACGTCGACCTGCCCGGCATTCTGCCGACGATTACGATCATTTTGATTCTGAACGTCGGCAGCGTCATGTCGGTCGGCTTCGAGAAGATTTATTTGCTGCAAAACTCGCTGAACCTCGCGACGTCGGAAGTCATCGCGACATACGTCTACAGCGTCGGGCTGCTGAACGCGAACTACAGCTTCGCGACGGCGGTGGGCTTGTTCAATTCCGTCATCAATCTCGTCCTGCTCGCGCTGGTGAACGGATTAGCGAAGCGCATATCGAACACCAGCATCTGGTAG